The following coding sequences lie in one Sorghum bicolor cultivar BTx623 chromosome 6, Sorghum_bicolor_NCBIv3, whole genome shotgun sequence genomic window:
- the LOC8076459 gene encoding uncharacterized protein LOC8076459 → MSYGHASRHRGGGMPATTVLAAKVALASAVLAAAASLARLAVPRLVSVAGAVLPRAWAVARLWLVPPYLFVTVHLIILVIWKLSDHRHFQHAAQQHKDPWPVVAQDTAPAAAVHGHDAVLMASTAAPTVKAKEEEYGEPLEAEFSPDSGGGESCVTTESDEDASSSPSPSSYFADVRRSLAPAQERAVHLEREPSLPSQAVDADGDDDLDATWNAIMQKTRPAAPPPAQQSPPQQRPPRTPRARDPSVGAEEMNRRFDDFIKKNRNSFGRQ, encoded by the coding sequence ATGTCATACGGCCACGCCTCGCGGCACCGCGGCGGGGGCATGCCCGCCACGACGGTGCTCGCGGCGAAGGTGGCCCTGGCGTCCGCGGTGCTGGCCGCGGCCGCGTCCCTGGCGCGCCTCGCCGTCCCGCGCCTCGTGTCCGTGGCCGGCGCCGTGCTGCCGCGCGCCTGGGCCGTCGCGCGCCTCTGGCTCGTCCCGCCCTACCTCTTCGTCACCGTGCACCTCATCATCCTCGTCATCTGGAAGCTCTCCGACCACAGGCACTTCCAGCACGCCGCCCAGCAGCACAAGGACCCCTGGCCGGTGGTCGCGCAGGACACTGCGCCGGCAGCCGCTGTCCACGGCCACGACGCCGTGCTGATGGCCTCCACCGCCGCGCCGACCGTCAAGGCCAAGGAGGAGGAGTACGGCGAGCCCCTGGAGGCCGAGTTCTCGCCGGACTCCGGCGGCGGCGAGTCCTGCGTCACCACCGAGTCGGACGAGGACGCCTCTTCTTCCCCTTCCCCGTCGTCCTACTTCGCGGACGTGCGGCGTAGCCTGGCGCCTGCGCAGGAGCGCGCCGTCCACCTGGAGCGGGAGCCCTCGCTGCCGTCGCAGGCCGTGGAcgccgacggcgacgacgaTCTGGATGCCACGTGGAACGCCATCATGCAGAAGACGCGCCCGGCTGCTCCCCCTCCCGCACAGCAATCACCGCCGCAGCAGCGGCCGCCGCGGACGCCGAGGGCCCGGGACCCGTCGGTTGGCGCGGAGGAGATGAACCGGCggttcgacgacttcatcaagAAGAACCGCAACTCCTTCGGCCGACAATAG